Proteins from a single region of Chlorocebus sabaeus isolate Y175 chromosome 25, mChlSab1.0.hap1, whole genome shotgun sequence:
- the TNFSF4 gene encoding tumor necrosis factor ligand superfamily member 4, translating into MSFFLPQVSHQYPRIQSIKVQFTEYKKEEGFILTSQKEDEIMKVQNNSVIINCDGFYLISLKGYFSQEVNISLHYQKDEEPLFQLKKVRSVNSLMVASLTYKDKVYLNVTTDNTSLDDFHVNGGELILIHQNPGEFCVL; encoded by the exons atgtctttcttcctccctcaggTATCACATCAGTATCCTCGAATTCAAAGTATCAAAGTACAATTTACTG AATATAAGAAGGAGGAGGGTTTCATCCTCACTTCACAAAAGGAGGATGAAATCATGAAGGTGCAGAACAACTCAGTTATCATCAACTGTGATGGGTTTTATCTCATCTCCCTGAAGGGCTACTTCTCCCAGGAAGTCAATATCAGCCTTCATTACCAGAAGGATGAGGAGCCCCTCTTCCAACTGAAGAAGGTCAGGTCTGTCAACTCCTTGATGGTGGCTTCTCTGACTTACAAAGACAAAGTCTACTTGAATGTGACCACTGACAATACCTCCCTGGATGACTTCCATGTGAATGGTGGAGAACTGATTCTTATCCATCAAAATCCTGGTGAATTCTGCGTCCTCTGA